CTTCGGGAAGTGATGCGTGATGCGTAATGCGTAATGCGAAAAAACTTCAATTTTGGAATTGATAACAGCTGTCTTTTCTTATTTTCCATTTTTTACTTTTACTCATCACGCATCACTTTTATTTTATCGTTACCGCGCCGATCACCGGGTCGGTCTCGATGCGCACGGTACGTTTGGGATTCGCCAGTACGATGGTCCCGCCTTCCGCAGCGCCGATCGGCCTGAAGACGAACCGGTACTGTCCGGTCTCGAACGTCCCCTCTGCAGGATCGACCACGCTGACCGCCACCTCCGGAGGGATCGCCTTGGAGCCGCGGCCTTCGATGCCGAAGCGCTTTGCGTCCATGTCGAGGGTCATCACCTGGCGTTCCCCGCTGATCACCGCGAGAGAACGCGCATAGCGGATTACTGCCGAGACCTCCCGGGCGGTGGCGTCGAGATTGCTCGACGGGAGCGCGTTCACCAGGAGCACCGTCGAAAGGCCGAGCATGAGGGAGACGAGAAACATGACGATGATCAGCTCGAGGAGGGTAAAGCCCCTTCGGGAAGTGATGCGTGATGCGTGATACGTGATGCGAAAGAACTTCAACTTTGGAACTGATAACAGCTGTCTTTTCTTATTATTCACTTTTCACCTTCACGCATCACGCATTACTGATTACTTTCTAGAACGGCAGCTCGGAGATGCTGAATATCGCCATGAGCATCGAGAGGACGATGAAGGCGATCACCAGCCCCATGCCGAGGATCATCGCGGGCTCGAGGAAGCCCACGAACCGCTTGATCGCGACCTTCAGGCTCTTCTCGTACGTGGAGGCTACCTTGAGCAGCATGGTATCGAGCTGTCCCGTCTCCTCGCCCACCTTTATCATCGAGAGCGCCAGCGGGGGGAAGACGTTGGCGTCGGCGAGCGGCACGGCGAGCCCCTTTCCCTCTTTGGCGCCCTTGGCGACACCGTCGATCGCAGCGGATACGATCTGGTTGCTTATCACGTCGCGGGCGTTGTTCAGCGCCTGGAGCAGCGGCACCCCGCTCTGGAGGAGCGTGCCGAGCGTCCTGCTGAACCGGGCGGTCTCGAGCTTCCGGATGACCTCGCCCATCAGCCTGAGCTTGAACGCATCCCACGAGCGCCTTCCCTGCGGCGTCCTGATATACCGTTTGAAGAGCAGCCCGCCTGCCGCAGCAGACGCCAGCGCCATCCACCAGTACGCCTTGAGCACACCGCTGAAGGCCAGGAGCAGCTGCGTCGAGACCGGCAGCGAGCTGCCGAGCTCGGCGAATATGGAAGAGAACTTGGGGAGCACGAAGGTGAGGAGCACGATGATGGACAAGCCGCCGGTGATCATGAGAATGGTCGGATAGATCATCGCGGAGAAGACATGGTCTTTCAGCTCCTTCGACGACTCGAGGAACT
This is a stretch of genomic DNA from Nitrospirota bacterium. It encodes these proteins:
- a CDS encoding GspH/FimT family pseudopilin — encoded protein: MKFFRITYHASRITSRRGFTLLELIIVMFLVSLMLGLSTVLLVNALPSSNLDATAREVSAVIRYARSLAVISGERQVMTLDMDAKRFGIEGRGSKAIPPEVAVSVVDPAEGTFETGQYRFVFRPIGAAEGGTIVLANPKRTVRIETDPVIGAVTIK
- a CDS encoding type II secretion system F family protein, encoding MAIFSYRATTREGAFVEGVIEAADEKLAVERLRSTGVIPLKITVPREGGRRRLSLRSSKGDLLTFTTELSALLGAGLPLDRSLNIIADISESKEMKEIVQAVLKAIREGSSFSDALQKQPRIFPRIYINMIRAGEAGGVLDVVLDKLNEFLESSKELKDHVFSAMIYPTILMITGGLSIIVLLTFVLPKFSSIFAELGSSLPVSTQLLLAFSGVLKAYWWMALASAAAGGLLFKRYIRTPQGRRSWDAFKLRLMGEVIRKLETARFSRTLGTLLQSGVPLLQALNNARDVISNQIVSAAIDGVAKGAKEGKGLAVPLADANVFPPLALSMIKVGEETGQLDTMLLKVASTYEKSLKVAIKRFVGFLEPAMILGMGLVIAFIVLSMLMAIFSISELPF